One genomic window of Pseudomonas chlororaphis subsp. piscium includes the following:
- the rhlB gene encoding ATP-dependent RNA helicase RhlB, producing MTVLKALKKIFGKSEAEQLAPGSSPSSSSPSSRTDGHQPERTAPAPVAKPEPVTPAAPTAQTAPRSDKPKAEQPRRPRAPKPPVSTWKLEDFVVEPQEGKTRFHDFKLAPELMHAIHDLGFPYCTPIQAQVLGFTLAGKDAIGRAQTGTGKTAAFLISIITQLLQTPPPKERYMGEPRALIIAPTRELVVQIAKDAASLTKYTGLNVMTFVGGMDFDKQLKHLEARHCDILVATPGRLLDFNQRGDVHLDMVEVMVLDEADRMLDMGFIPQVRQIIRQTPPKSERQTLLFSATFTDDVMNLAKQWTTDPAIVEIEAENVANANVEQHIYAVAGADKYKLLYNLVNDNGWERVMVFANRKDEVRRIEERLVRDGVNAAQLSGDVPQHKRIKTLEGFREGKIRVLVATDVAGRGIHIDGISHVINFTLPEVPDDYVHRIGRTGRAGADGVSISFAGEDDSYQLPSIEALLGRKISCEMPPTELLRPVERKRPKT from the coding sequence ATGACCGTGCTCAAAGCACTCAAGAAAATCTTCGGTAAAAGCGAGGCTGAGCAGCTCGCGCCAGGCTCCAGCCCATCTTCCTCCAGCCCCAGCAGCCGTACCGACGGCCATCAGCCGGAACGGACCGCGCCTGCCCCCGTGGCCAAGCCAGAGCCGGTGACCCCAGCCGCCCCGACGGCCCAGACCGCGCCGCGCAGCGACAAGCCCAAGGCCGAACAGCCGCGCCGCCCACGTGCACCGAAACCACCGGTGAGCACCTGGAAACTGGAAGACTTCGTCGTCGAACCGCAGGAAGGCAAGACCCGCTTCCACGACTTCAAACTCGCGCCGGAACTGATGCACGCGATCCACGACCTGGGTTTCCCCTACTGCACGCCGATCCAGGCGCAGGTACTGGGTTTCACCCTGGCCGGCAAAGACGCCATCGGCCGCGCCCAGACCGGTACCGGCAAGACCGCCGCGTTCCTGATCTCGATCATCACCCAGCTGCTGCAGACCCCGCCGCCGAAAGAGCGCTACATGGGCGAGCCGCGGGCGCTGATCATCGCGCCAACCCGCGAACTGGTGGTGCAGATCGCCAAGGATGCGGCCAGCCTGACCAAGTACACCGGTCTCAATGTGATGACCTTTGTCGGCGGCATGGACTTCGACAAACAGCTCAAGCACCTCGAAGCCCGCCATTGCGACATCCTGGTGGCCACCCCGGGCCGCCTGCTGGACTTCAACCAGCGCGGCGACGTGCACCTGGACATGGTCGAAGTGATGGTGCTGGACGAAGCCGACCGCATGCTCGACATGGGCTTCATCCCCCAGGTACGCCAGATCATTCGCCAGACCCCGCCGAAAAGCGAACGCCAGACCCTGCTGTTCTCCGCCACCTTCACCGACGACGTGATGAACCTGGCCAAGCAGTGGACCACCGACCCGGCGATCGTCGAGATCGAAGCCGAGAACGTGGCCAACGCCAATGTCGAACAGCACATCTACGCGGTGGCCGGCGCCGACAAGTACAAGCTGCTGTACAACCTGGTCAACGACAACGGCTGGGAACGGGTCATGGTCTTCGCCAACCGCAAGGATGAAGTGCGGCGCATCGAAGAACGCCTGGTACGCGACGGCGTGAACGCAGCCCAGTTGTCCGGCGACGTGCCGCAACACAAGCGCATCAAGACCCTGGAAGGCTTCCGCGAAGGCAAGATCCGCGTGCTGGTGGCCACCGATGTCGCCGGTCGCGGCATCCACATCGACGGCATCAGCCACGTGATCAACTTCACCCTGCCGGAAGTGCCGGACGACTACGTGCACCGTATCGGCCGTACCGGCCGGGCTGGCGCCGACGGCGTGTCCATCAGCTTCGCCGGCGAGGACGACTCCTATCAGTTGCCGTCGATCGAAGCGCTGCTGGGCCGCAAGATCAGCTGCGAAATGCCGCCGACCGAGCTGCTGCGCCCCGTGGAGCGCAAACGCCCAAAAACCTGA
- a CDS encoding alpha/beta hydrolase, translating to MTEPLILQPSKPVDACVIWLHGLGADRYDFLPVAEALQESLLTTRFVLPQAPTRAVTINGGYAMPSWYDILAMSPARAINREQLEESAKRLSDLIEEQRASGIDPSRIFLAGFSQGGAVVLHTAFLKWQGPLGGVLALSTYAPTFSDELELSASQQRIPTLCLHGQYDEVVQNSMGRTAYEYLKHHGVTATWHEYPMGHEVLPEEIRDIGAWLGERLR from the coding sequence ATGACCGAGCCCTTGATTCTTCAGCCCAGCAAGCCCGTCGATGCCTGTGTGATCTGGCTTCATGGCCTGGGCGCCGACCGCTACGACTTCCTGCCGGTGGCCGAAGCACTGCAGGAAAGCCTGCTGACCACCCGCTTCGTCCTGCCCCAGGCACCGACCCGCGCCGTGACCATCAATGGCGGTTATGCCATGCCCAGCTGGTACGACATTCTGGCCATGAGCCCGGCGCGCGCGATCAACCGTGAACAGCTGGAGGAGTCGGCAAAACGCCTGTCCGACCTGATCGAAGAACAGCGCGCCAGCGGAATAGACCCTTCGCGGATTTTCCTCGCCGGTTTTTCCCAGGGTGGTGCTGTCGTCCTGCACACCGCCTTCCTTAAATGGCAGGGTCCGCTGGGTGGCGTACTTGCCCTCTCCACCTATGCCCCGACCTTCAGCGATGAACTCGAACTGTCGGCCAGCCAGCAGCGGATTCCGACCTTGTGCCTGCACGGCCAGTACGACGAAGTGGTGCAGAACTCCATGGGCCGTACCGCCTACGAGTACCTGAAGCACCATGGTGTCACCGCGACATGGCATGAATACCCAATGGGGCACGAAGTGTTACCCGAAGAAATTCGCGATATCGGCGCCTGGCTCGGCGAGCGTTTGCGCTGA
- a CDS encoding amino acid ABC transporter substrate-binding protein, producing MKMLKSTLAVVTAAAVLGMSGFAQAGATLDAVQKKGFVQCGVSDGLPGFSVPDATGKILGIDADVCRAVAAAVFGDATKVKFSQLNAKERFTALQSGEIDVLSRNTTWTSSRDSGMGLVFAGVTYYDGIGFLVNNKLGVKSAKELDGATICIQAGTTTELNVSDYFRGNGLKYTPITFDTSDESAKSLESGRCDVLTSDKSQLYAQRSKLATPTDYVVLPETISKEPLGPVVRKGDEEWFSIVKWTLFAMLNAEEAGITSKNVEAEAKSTKNPDVARLLGTDGEYGKDLKLRKDWVVQIVKQVGNYGEVFEKNLGKSTPLAIDRGLNALWNNGGIQYAPPVR from the coding sequence ATGAAGATGTTGAAATCCACCCTGGCTGTGGTCACGGCCGCCGCGGTACTGGGCATGAGTGGCTTCGCACAGGCGGGTGCGACCCTGGATGCCGTGCAGAAGAAAGGCTTCGTGCAGTGCGGTGTGAGCGACGGTCTGCCGGGCTTCTCGGTACCGGACGCCACCGGCAAGATCCTCGGCATCGACGCCGACGTCTGCCGCGCCGTGGCCGCCGCGGTATTCGGCGACGCGACCAAAGTGAAATTCAGCCAGTTGAATGCCAAGGAGCGCTTCACCGCGCTGCAGTCGGGCGAGATCGACGTACTGTCGCGCAACACCACCTGGACCAGCTCCCGCGATTCGGGCATGGGCCTGGTGTTCGCCGGCGTGACCTACTACGACGGCATCGGCTTTTTGGTGAACAACAAGCTGGGCGTGAAGAGCGCCAAGGAACTGGACGGCGCGACCATCTGCATTCAGGCCGGTACCACCACCGAGCTGAACGTGTCCGACTACTTCCGTGGCAACGGCCTGAAATACACCCCGATCACCTTCGACACCTCCGATGAAAGCGCCAAGTCGCTGGAATCCGGCCGTTGCGACGTGCTGACCTCCGACAAGTCCCAGCTCTACGCACAGCGCAGCAAGCTGGCGACCCCGACCGACTACGTCGTGCTGCCGGAAACCATCTCCAAGGAGCCCCTGGGCCCGGTGGTGCGTAAAGGCGACGAAGAGTGGTTCAGCATCGTCAAGTGGACCCTGTTCGCCATGCTCAATGCCGAAGAGGCCGGCATCACCTCGAAAAACGTCGAGGCCGAAGCCAAGTCCACCAAGAACCCGGATGTCGCTCGTCTGCTGGGCACCGACGGTGAATACGGCAAGGACCTGAAGCTGCGCAAGGACTGGGTAGTACAGATCGTCAAGCAAGTCGGCAACTACGGTGAAGTGTTCGAGAAGAACCTCGGCAAGAGCACTCCACTGGCCATCGACCGCGGCCTGAATGCGCTG